The Macaca nemestrina isolate mMacNem1 chromosome 17, mMacNem.hap1, whole genome shotgun sequence genome contains the following window.
TCACCGGCTTGACTGGGGACACCAGGTACCCTTCCTCCCAACATTGACTCAGGGTCCGGGGCTCCTGGAGCACTCCCCAAGCAGAGGACTTGGGGTTGAGGGGTAAGTGTTGGGGAGGTCACAGCTCCGAGCCCAGAACCGGAGCCTCCTGGGGTCAGAGCAGCCATGGGGTCAGGGCGTCCCGCTGTAGGAATAGTCTGCTTTATTGTGCATCACCAGCCGGTCATCCACGAAGTAGAAGCTGTCAGACTGGGTCTCATACGGGTGACGGATCATCTCGCTGACTGCAAGAGAGGCCCACCAGGCCGGGCAAAGGTCAGGAGCCTGAGTCCGGCCACTGCAGAGGCTTCAGAACTGGGGTACAGGGACAGCCAAACAACCTGAGATATCCCCGGCCTCTTTCTCTACAGATGATATGGGAATGGTGGCAGACACAGAAGAGCCCCAGGGTGGGGAGAAATGGGGTCAGACCCACaagtctccctccctcccacagctCAGTCTCTACACGCCCCCCACTTCCCCACTCCTAGAAGGCCCTGCCCACGCACTCAGCTCCTCGGAGAGAGGGGGGAAGTCGTAGATGTGCTCGCAGGTGTTCTTGCTGCTGGGGATGCAGAAGCCAAAGTGGAAGTCGAAGCTTTTGAGTAGCTGGTTGCGGAAGTAGTGCCTCTCGATCATGCGGAAGTTGTTGACAGGCTTGTCTCCCACTGTGAACTCCACCCTGAGCAAGGGAAGGAAGCAGGGCTGAGTCTGTCCTTGAAGTCAGCTAGCCAGCCAGGCTCAGGACAGGCCACCCCTacaagaggctgagaagggccCCCTCACACcctctccctcacccccaccaccacccccagcccagcGACTCACGTGGCTCCCACCTGCCTCAGGCGGAGGAAGGCAGGTGTGAACTGGTAGCGGACAAAGCGCCCAGCATTGGGGTCCAGGTCCCGCCGGTTGATGGGCAACCGCTCTGCAATGTACCCCAACTGGGGCTCAGTGGGCTTCAGGCTGGGCCCTTGTCTACCCAGGGTTCCACCCCTGGGCCTCTATCTATCTGATTTTGTAAAAACTCCCCAAGAAATTCTGGGGCACATTGAGGGTTCAGACCATTGGCCAGATAGTGCCACCTAGCGGTTCTAGATCTGCAGGTTCCCAATTGCCACTGTGGTTCCGGGGCCACAGGATGCTGAGGCCTGGGACCCATAGGACTGCAGTTCCCAGAGAGCCCTGCAGAGGGCAGGCTGGCAGGGACCGAAGGGGCAGGGCTGACCTCACAAGATGTCCAGCCTCAGAAACAtatgggaaggaaaagaaagggccCCCTTGCCTGCAGACTCCTGAGAATGCTGGGGTCCAAGCCCCACCTCTGTGGACTCCTCTGTGGCCCAAGGAGTCCCTGGGCAGCCCACTCCGCAGCTCATATCTGCCTCGCCATCAATGGCCCACCCAGCCCACTCACCTGAGGCTGGGGGCTTCTTGATTTCAAAGAGGACAGTGCCTGAGTCCATGTCCCGAATCTTAAACCTGACGAAGTCGATCTTGTAGATATTCTCCTCGGGGGAGCACAGGTAGTCTACGGGAGACAGGCAGCTGAGCAAGGAAGGGGCCCCAAAGCCCCTGCTGCCAGGTCAGCTTGTGTGGGACCCCAGAGTAGCTACCATCTTCTCATCCCTGGGATCACTACCCTCTGGAAAGAGGGACCTGAACCCCTGCCCTTGGGGTACACCCCCAGTGTGGAAGAGACATAACTCCACCATGGGGATCTAACAGGGGATAAGGCGTGCCATCCTGGTGGCCTCTGGGGgccagggaagggaagggcagagAAGGGTAGAGGACAAGGCCACCTCCCGGAcgctctccctcccaccctggaGTTGAGGGTCCTCATTCTGGCCTCTGCTCTGCCAAGGCTGGCTAGGTGACTTTGGGAGAATTGGGTCTCCAGCATGGTGGGAGCCTCTCCTCTCATATGGGAACAACTTCCTGCAGTCTGACCTGTCTCTTCTACTGCAAACTCAATCTATCAACTTCTCTGTTACCCTGCCTTTGAGAACCACACTGTAAAGGGGGCCACACAGCTCTGTCTTGGGAGAGTCACAGTCCTTCTCTGGAGGATACTCCTACCCTCGCCCCACAGCTG
Protein-coding sequences here:
- the LOC105476210 gene encoding protein unc-119 homolog A isoform X1, which translates into the protein MKVKKGGGGAGTGAEPAPGPSGPSVAPIPEPPVESESGSESEPDAGPGPRPGPLQRKQPIGPEDVLGLQRITGDYLCSPEENIYKIDFVRFKIRDMDSGTVLFEIKKPPASERLPINRRDLDPNAGRFVRYQFTPAFLRLRQVGATVEFTVGDKPVNNFRMIERHYFRNQLLKSFDFHFGFCIPSSKNTCEHIYDFPPLSEELISEMIRHPYETQSDSFYFVDDRLVMHNKADYSYSGTP
- the LOC105476210 gene encoding protein unc-119 homolog A isoform X2, with the translated sequence MKVKKGGGGAGTGAEPAPGPSGPSVAPIPEPPVESESGSESEPDAGPGPRPGPLQRKQPIGPEDVLGLQRITGDYLCSPEENIYKIDFVRFKIRDMDSGTVLFEIKKPPASERLPINRRDLDPNAGRFVRYQFTPAFLRLRQVGATVEFTVGDKPVNNFRMIERHYFRNQLLKSFDFHFGFCIPSSKNTCEHIYDFPPLSEELTR